The window GCCGATCTGAAGATTTACATCGCGACGCGGCCCATCGACTTCCGCTGTGGCCACGATGGACTTGCGGCGAAGGTGCAGGAGATGCTTCGCCTCGACCCGTTCAGCGGCGCAGCCTTCGTGTTCCGATCGAAACGAGCGGACCGGATCAAGATCTTGGTCTGGGATCGAACGGGCCTGGTGTTAGTTCACAAGCGCCTCGAAGGCTGCAAGTTCGTTTGGCCAACGATCGCAGACGGCCTGATGCGCATATCGCCAGCGATGTTCGTAGCCCTCTTCGAGGGTCTGGATTGGAGGTTGGTGCGCCCGGAAGAAGCGCGGCGTCCCCAGGCGGCTGGATAACTGCGGCAGATTGACTCGGGAGCTATTTTGAACGTGGCACGCGCCGTGACGATGTGCTCGAAATAGCGCATGAGCATTGCGGCGCTGCGCAACGAAAACGAACGCCTGAAGGCGCTTTTGGGCAAACGCAGGCTGCCTTGAGCGAGCATCAGGCGGCACTGGCGACGTCGGAAGAGGCGCGGCGTCGGTTGGAGGTTGGAGGTCATTCTCGGCGAATTGCGACGCGAGAAGTTCGGCGCGAAATCCGAGAAGCTGCGGCCAAGTCAGTATCACTTGCCGCTGGAAGACGTGGAGATCGCGCAAGGCATCCTGGACGCGGCGCAGGAGAGAGCCGAGGCTGTGATCCAGGGTGGATCGCGGAGCGTGCCGGAAGGTTCTCATCGCAATCGCGGCTGCTTGCCTGCCCATTTGCCTCGAGTGAACGCATCATCGAGCCTGCGAGCACGCTTGTCCGTGCGGTTGCGGCGCCATGACGAAGATCGGCGAGGACGTCAGCAAACGTCTCGACGTGATCCCGGCGCAATGGCGCGTGCTGGTCACGCGCCGCCCGAAATACATCTGTCACCACTGCTCGGGCCCTGTCGTGCAGGCCCACGCGCCGGAGCACGTCGTGCCCAGTGTGCTGCCGACCGAAGCGGCCATTGCGAACGTGATCGTCTCCAAGTTTGGCGACCATACGCCGTTTTACCGTCAGGCCTAGATCTATGCGCGCCAGGGGATCCGGCTTGATCGGGCGACACTGGGCAACTGGTCCAGCCGCGCCTGCTTCCATCTTCAGCCGATCGCGGACCACATGCGCCGCCGCCTGGCCATGGCGGATCGTCTGTTCATGGACGAAACCACGGCGCCGGTGCTCGATCCCGGGCGAGGCCAAACGAAGAAGGGCTACTTCTGGGCGATCGTCTCCGACGGCCGCGGCCACAGCGGCCCAAGTCCTCCGATCGTGCTGTTCCGATATGCCCCCGGTCGCAGCGGTGCCTTTGCTGAGCAGTTCCTGGGTGGCTTTGGCGGACTCTTCCTGCAATGCGATGCCTATGACGGTTATGACCGGCTGACCGAAGTCGTTCGACCGCAAGGACCATGGACACTCGTGGATTGCTGGAGCCATTTGCGCCGGCGCTTCGTCAATTGGCCCGTAACAGCAAGTCACCGATCGCCGCGGCAGCTGTTCGGCACATCGCGCAGCTTTACGCCATCGAAGCCACGGTGCGCGGCTCATCGCCGGACATCCGGTTGGCCACGCGCAAAGAGCACTCGCTGCCCATGGTCGCCGCGTTAAAGTCGTGGTTCGAGAAACAGCTGTCGATGATCTCCGGCGGTTCGACGCTCGCCGGGGATATCCGCTATGCGCTCAATCATTGGCAGGGGCTGACCCGCTTCCTCGAAGACGGGCGTCTCCAGCTCGACACCAACCCGGTCGAGACCGCCATCCGGCCAGTCTGCCTGACCAGGAAAAACGCTCTCTTCGCCGGTCATGAGGTCGGGGCTGAAAATTGGGCCTTGCTTGCGTCGCTCGTCGCTACCTGCAAGCTCAACGACATCAACCCGGCCGCCTACATCGCCGAAACACTCGAGGCCATCATCGACGGCCATCCCCATAGCCGTCTAAGACCTCATGCCGTGGCGATTCCGCAAAACGTCAGCCAGCCTCAATAGGGTTGCGGATAAGCGCTTACAGATGAGCAGGGACCGGAATGACAGCGGCGAAGATTAGGGCGGATGTCTCTGCCGTCCCACAACTGTCGGTTTGGATAAGGAGTTCCTCAAGCCGCTGATCCAGGCTGCGGTACAAGAGACGCTTGAAGCTGAGATGACGGAGACGCTTGGCGCGGAGAAAGGCGGAGTAAGGGGAGCGCACCGAAGCGCGGCTTGGCTATCGTCGCTGCTACACCCGCTCACTGATCACTCGGGCTGCCAAGTTCGAGCTGAAGGTGCCCAGGATTGCCAGGGGGCGGTCCTCGACCAAGCTGCTCGAGCGCTATCAGCGTTCGGAGAAGGCGCTGGTGGCGGCGTGGTCCGACATGTACGTGCAAGGCGTCTCGACGCAGAAGGTGAAGCAGGTCACGCAGGAACTTGGGGGGCATGCCTTCTCGGCCTACAAAAGCGCCTGGATGCGTCGGTGAAGGTGCGGCCGCGGCAATCAGCATGGAACTGCGCCCTAACCAGCTTGCCGCGCTTATTGAAAGCTGAAGGAACGGTTCCGCTACGTGATTCTGAACTCCCGGTATGAGCGCGCTACTAGATCTATGACCGGCGCGACCTCGCGGAGGTACGGTGCGGTCGGGCCGCCTGGGGAAGAAAAGCGAGCGTTGTTGATCGCGATTGGCGTTGGCTGAGAAGGCACCCGTCTCGCTGTCGAGCTTTCAGTGACAGTCCTGTTCCAAGTGAACGCGTTTTCACATTCTAGAATTCTGAGGTCTTCATCGCCTCCCGCTCATTCCAGCTGAGGAGATTCAGCGCAGAGTATTTGCGCAATGCGCCCGACTACGTGCCGCGTAAGGTCGATGACAATTGCCCGCTCAAGCAGCGCTGGATGCATGACCGGCCCTGCGTTGCAGAGGTGTCGCGATCTCGCCAGCACATGAAGTCGACGAACATGCTGGAGCGGCTAGGACTGACGAACCTATGCGGTGCGAAGCCCAATGTCAAGATCTGTCTGCGGCTCGTCCAGGCCCTGACCGTCGACCGCCACTGGGCGTGGCTCTAGGACTATTGTTAGGTGAACATGGATCCGACCCGATGATCGACTTTGCTGAAGCCGATTATCTTCGTCGCGTTCAAGGGCAAACTCGGTCGTGCTCATCGACCCGTGACAAAGAGGAACGTAGCCCTTCCTCATTGCTGAACCTGCCGCTTGCTTTTCGGCAGCTCCGGTCAAGACGCTAAGGCATGCCACGCGATCACTTTGCCCAGGGCTCGAACCGAGACCGCCGTACCTTGCAAAATCGCTCGACCGGCGAACATGGGCGGGCCTCTATTAATCTCTATGTCGCGATAGGGTCCGGTCATTTGGGAGACCGGCATAACAATAACTTCCGGATACTGTGCCATTAGCTGACTGAGAGCGAGGCCAACCGGAGACTCGTCTTCGATGCTCATCGGCAGGTCCTTGCCCCAGATAAGGATGTCGAACTCACCGCTCCGTCCGAGCAGCTGCATGCAACGGATCAGGATTTCAGTATCAAAAGCACTCTGAGCACTCAGATCTAGCGGATTGAAGCAGTTCGAAAATCTCGGAAGAACCTCTGCCAGTTGCATGCGCAATTCGTTGGAGAATGAAGCCAGTTTCAAGCTGCGCGTCGACAAGATCAGGTCGGCCATGATATTGCCCATTCCGCCTGAAAAACTTGCAAATGCTACGCGATTGCCACGCGGCCTGCGGCACGCGTTGAATGCCACGACGGTTTCGACCAAGTCCTCGGCGGAATCAACCGTGATCACGCCTAGGTCGTCCAACAAACGGATGTCACGTTCGTAGGTGTTCGCGGCCTCTGTTGCCGTATGTCGGTTTATTCCCTTTCGCACCTCGGGATGAGCGCCGACGCGCAACATAATGACCGGCTTTCCTTGTTGCCTTGCGCGCGTGCAGGCAATGGCGAAGTTTTCTGGATCCTTAATGCCCTCGCAGTAGCTAACGATAACTTTTGTTTGCACATCGTCAGCGAAAAAATCGATTAGTTCAGCTGTCGTGACGCTGACTTCGTTACCAGTGGTCGCGATCTTGCTGATCCCAATACCCCTTCCCATTAGCGGATGCATCATCGTGATCATCTGTCCGCTCTGAAAGACACCACTAACGGCTCCTGGCACGATTTCGGGTGTCTTGCTGTCTCCTACGGCAATTATCGGCCGGTGTAGATTGATCACTCCTAGAGTATTGGGACCGATCACGACTGGTGTCGTCGAGTCATTTGCCCAACGCTGAATTTGCTGCTGCCTTGTGCGACCTTCCTCAGAGTCGAGTTCCGCGAATCCGCTCGATATGATTTGTGCGACACCGACCAATTGTTGCTTGCATTCTTCTAGCAAAGCAAGAATGTTCTCGGCCCGAACACATAGCACGGCAAGGTCGATGTGGAAGGGAACATTTGAGATGGAGCTGTAGCAGTCCACGTCGTCGACCTTTGCGTAGTTCGGGTTAACTGCAGCAATCTTTCCAGCAAAGCCGGAAGACACAATACTGTTAAGGATATTTTTCGCGAGGCTCGGTTTCGGTGAGGCACCGATCACGGCAACTCCGTCCGGTTCGAAGAGGGATCGAAGATTACGTTTAACATTGGTGGTATCGAGCTTGTCAGACTTCTGCGCGTGTGAATACATCCCGCTCTCCTGTCACTGCATGTTTCCGGATTTCACATGGCAACTAATGTGCCAACGGAGCTATTAAGCTTCTGAGCCGTTTTGAGAGATGTTCGCCCCATAGGGATGCCGATTCTGCCCTACAGCCGCCCCGCTGTCAGAAAGTAGACAACGACCCGGGCCAAGTTGCGCGCGATAACGACAAATGCCGCGGCAATGCCTCAGCCGCGCTGGAGAGAATCCTCACCCTCATTGAAGCTTCTCCTGCAGGAGATCCGCTCAACTTGGTCTGCGAGACAGCTAGATTCTGGGAAAAGAATTTGGAGCAGTTCCGACCAGTGATCTATCCTCCGGGAGGGAACCACCTTCAAGGCTCGTGGTGGCAGATTAGAGTGTTTCGACCGTCCTGGCTGCGACTTTGCGCTAGCACTCTCGCGCCATTTCCGGACAAAGCGCGTGACGCCCATGCGGACTCTCTCGCGCTTCAAAGGCGCCGTTGAGAACTCCAAAAGGCGATTTTGCCATCGCACCCGCAAGACTCTGAGCCTCTTTCACGAGCTTGCAGAAAAACCTATTACCTCGTCACAGTGATTATGACTCTTTGGAAGTGGCGGGATAGGCGCCTGCCATTTTGGCGCGAGCCTTGTCTGTTGTGAACATCCATTTGACGCGGGAGCGGGCGGCATTTCGTTGTCGTTCCCAGGCGGTGATTTCGCGGCGCAGTCGCTTGGGGTGGTCGATCCTGCGATCGAGGCACTAGACGACCGATTCCGTGAAGTTGGCAGGCATGGAACGGGACGTTTGTTTGTGGATTCCTCGTTTGCGATTGACTGAACGAGGAGTTTCATCATGGCAGGATGGCGGCAAGCGGTCGAGTTGGCGATGACCAATGAGGAGATCGAAACGTTGACGGCTCTTTCGCGGTCGAGGACCGAACCGGCGCGCCGGGTGTCGCGGGCCGCGATGCTGCTTGCCTACCGCGAGACCCCGTCGTTCTTTGCGGTGGGACAAAGACTTGGTGCCCATCATCAGACGGTCCAGCGCTGCGTCGAGCGGGCGGTGGCTGACGGTGCATTGACTGCGCTCGACGAGCGCCCGCGACCGGGCAGGGAGCCGGTGATCACGCCGGAGGCCAAGGCGTGGCTGGTCTCTCTGGCGTGCGACAAGGCCAAGGAGCACGGCTATCCGCACGAATTGTGGACGACGCGGCTGCTGGCCCGCCATGCGCGCGAGCACGGACCGGGGGCCGGACATGAATGTCTCGCCCATCTGGTTCAGGGCACGGTGTGCAAGCTTCTCGGCCAGGAGGAAATCAAGCCGCACAAGGTGCGCTACTACCTTGAAAACCGCGACGCCGAGTTCGAGCAGAAAATGGCGGAGGTTCTGTATGTCTATCGCGAGGTCCAGGTCCTGAAAAAAGCCCGCCGCCAAGTCGAAGAAATCGGACAAACCGGTAGCGATCGTCTCCTACGACGAGAAGCCTGGAATCCAGGCCATCGCGACGACAGCGCCAGATCTGCCGCCCGTGCCGGGCGTGCATGCGACCTTCGCGCGCGATCATGAGTACAAACGTCACGGCACGCTCAGCCTGTTGGCGGGGATTGACCTGCTCACCGGGAAGGTCCACGCGCTCGTTAAAGACCGCCACCGTAGCCGTTCATCGAATTCCTCAAGCTCCTCGATGCCGCCTATCCGGCCGGGACCGCGATCAAGTTGATCCTCGACAATCATTCCGCACACATCTCGAGAGAAACCAGAGCCTGGCTCGACACACGACCGGCAGGCCGCTTCCAGTTTACCTTCACGCCCAAGCACGGCTCCTGGCTCAACCTCATCGAGGGCTTCTTCTCCAAGTTCGCCCGCTCCGTCCTGCGTCACATCCGGGTGACATCAAAGTATGAACTCAAAGAGCGCATCATGGCCGGAATCGACGACGTCAATCGCCATCCCGTCGTCCATACCTGGTCCTACAAACTCGCCGACGCCGCCTGATATGATTCGAACCAAGAAAACGCTGACCTAGCCCGCAGGACGCCGAGTTCGATTTCGATCATGTTGAGCCAGCTTGCGTGTTTTGGGGTGTATTGGAACTCGAGCCGTCGCAAAATCCGCCTGGCTTCGGCGGGCGGGAACGCCTGATAGAGGGCACCGCGGAGTGGGTCGATAAATTGTCCTGGACGACCCGGATGATCTCGGCGTTGGGATAATGGATGTCGACGAGATCACGCATGCATTGGGCGTAATCTCTTGCCGCTCGCCGCTCGGTGACCTTGACCTGCGCCAGGGACGATGCACGTCGAGGAGAACGAAGAGATTAACAGTGCCATTGCGACGATACTCATAAACGTAACGTTCGAGCCTGCGGGGCTTGGCCGGGATGGGCTGACGCGTTTCGCCGATGAGTTGCACCGGGCTTTCGTTGAAGCACACCACTGGCCGCCTGGAGTCGGGCGCCTCGGCATAGAGGTCGAGCACATCCTCCATGCGGGCGACGTATTCGCCGTCGACCTGCGGAATGCACCACATGTCTTTGCGCCAGGGCTTGAGGCCATTCTCGCCCAGGCGCCGCCGAACCGTCTCGTGCGACAGGCTCTTGTTCTCGGTGAGCTTGACCATCGGACCCGCCAGCAGCTTTAGCGTCCAGCGGGCACGGCCCTTTGGCGGACTGGCGCAGGCTGTCGCCACCAGCAAGGCTTCTTCCTTGCCCGTGAGTTTGCGTTCCGCCCGGGACGCGGCTCTTCGCTCAGCGCCCGCTCCAGATTGCCTTCCACGAAGCGTCGCTTTGTCCGGTACACGGTCGAGCCGCTCACGCCGACGCTCCTTGCGATCTCCTCGTCGCTGGTCTCGGCATCGGCGGCCAGCAGGAGCTTCCGGGACGCATGCTTGCCGGCGCTAAGCAGCGCCCTCACGTTCGGTGCGCTCGATTTGGCTGAGTTCGCCCCGATAGCGTACATTCATGGCGTGCCTCCTCGTTCGAGGCACCCACGAACAACTGAATCGGATGGCCGGCCTGAGTCCTTCGACAAAACCTTTCACGCCCACGCAGGGGCAGTATCTGGCTTTTGTCCACCTCTGTACCCGGCTGCATCGCAGGCCCCCGGCCGAAACCGACATGCAGGAATATTTCCTCGTCAGCCCGCCTTCGGTTCACCCGATGGTGCTGACGCTGGAACGCGCCGGCCTCATCAGACGGAAGCCAAGGACGCCTCGCAGCATCCTTGATCAAGCCAAATGCCTGCGCGAGCGCTTGGGGATGCGCTTACTTTGGCGGGTCGTTCGTCTCCTCTCGCAGAGCTGCGCTCGATGGCATCATCGCCGACCTTCTCGGCGCCAATGGATCACCGCAGCGGCCTCTCTGGAGAGCGGCTCTTCAATAGCTGCTAAAAATGGTTTTGTGGGGATAGTATGCAGGATCAGCAGGTATGCTGTTAGCTCTTCGATACGTGAGATCGAAAAATTGAGTGCCGGCTCCGCAAATTTGAACAGGACGATAAGTGGAGTTTCTGCCTGAAGGCGGCGATAATCGCCGTGAACAGGAGAGACCATGAACAGACGACCGCGCCGGAACCACACACCGGCGTTCAAGGCGAAGGTGGCGCTTGCCGCCGTCAAGGGCGACCGGACGATAGCTCAGCTTGCCGAGCAGTTCGACGTCCAGCCCAATCAGATTACGGCGTGGAAGGCGCAGCTGGAGGGTGGCGCTTGCGGAGTTTTTGGACCTGGCAGCGCTGCGCCGGCCTCGCAGTTCACCGGACAGGCTTTTACCGGCGTGCTCGCCGACAACGGCATCGCGATCAGCATGGACGGCAAGGGCGCATGGCGGGACAACGTGTTCGTCGAGCGGTTGTGGCGCAGCGTCAAATACGAGGAGGTGTACCTGCGGGCCTATGATAGCGTCAGCGAGGCGCGCAACTCGATCGGCCGATATCTCGACTTTTATAACAGCAGACGTCCCCATTCGAGTCTTGACGGCAGCACGCCGGATCAAGCCTACTTCAACCCGCTGCCGCTCCGCCTGGCAGCCTAACCCCGGCAGACGCTCCACTTATCGATGCGGAGATTCTGTTCAGACAACCGGGACCAGCTCAACGAGCATTGATCGGCAGTGCGGAGATTCCTCTCTCGCAACAACAGC of the Bradyrhizobium sp. WSM1417 genome contains:
- the tnpB gene encoding IS66 family insertion sequence element accessory protein TnpB (TnpB, as the term is used for proteins encoded by IS66 family insertion elements, is considered an accessory protein, since TnpC, encoded by a neighboring gene, is a DDE family transposase.), encoding MIAAGADLKIYIATRPIDFRCGHDGLAAKVQEMLRLDPFSGAAFVFRSKRADRIKILVWDRTGLVLVHKRLEGCKFVWPTIADGLMRISPAMFVALFEGLDWRLVRPEEARRPQAAG
- a CDS encoding transposase, encoding MTRAAKFELKVPRIARGRSSTKLLERYQRSEKALVAAWSDMYVQGVSTQKVKQVTQELGGHAFSAYKSAWMRR
- a CDS encoding CoA-binding protein, giving the protein MYSHAQKSDKLDTTNVKRNLRSLFEPDGVAVIGASPKPSLAKNILNSIVSSGFAGKIAAVNPNYAKVDDVDCYSSISNVPFHIDLAVLCVRAENILALLEECKQQLVGVAQIISSGFAELDSEEGRTRQQQIQRWANDSTTPVVIGPNTLGVINLHRPIIAVGDSKTPEIVPGAVSGVFQSGQMITMMHPLMGRGIGISKIATTGNEVSVTTAELIDFFADDVQTKVIVSYCEGIKDPENFAIACTRARQQGKPVIMLRVGAHPEVRKGINRHTATEAANTYERDIRLLDDLGVITVDSAEDLVETVVAFNACRRPRGNRVAFASFSGGMGNIMADLILSTRSLKLASFSNELRMQLAEVLPRFSNCFNPLDLSAQSAFDTEILIRCMQLLGRSGEFDILIWGKDLPMSIEDESPVGLALSQLMAQYPEVIVMPVSQMTGPYRDIEINRGPPMFAGRAILQGTAVSVRALGKVIAWHALAS
- a CDS encoding helix-turn-helix domain-containing protein codes for the protein MAGWRQAVELAMTNEEIETLTALSRSRTEPARRVSRAAMLLAYRETPSFFAVGQRLGAHHQTVQRCVERAVADGALTALDERPRPGREPVITPEAKAWLVSLACDKAKEHGYPHELWTTRLLARHAREHGPGAGHECLAHLVQGTVCKLLGQEEIKPHKVRYYLENRDAEFEQKMAEVLYVYREVQVLKKARRQVEEIGQTGSDRLLRREAWNPGHRDDSARSAARAGRACDLRARS
- a CDS encoding transposase, which encodes MEFLKLLDAAYPAGTAIKLILDNHSAHISRETRAWLDTRPAGRFQFTFTPKHGSWLNLIEGFFSKFARSVLRHIRVTSKYELKERIMAGIDDVNRHPVVHTWSYKLADAA